In Thermofilum pendens Hrk 5, the sequence CGGAAGCCGTTACCCTTGCGGGCGCATGCTTGCCTCTAAGCCACCTCTTCCTAGCCGGAAAGAAGACCTCCACGGCTACTTCTCCCCTCGTAGCTTTTCTTGTAGCTTCCGGATTGCCTCCTCGAGGCTCCTACCCTCAATCGTCTCCACGTTTTCGGGACGCCTGGCCACCTGGGTCGGCGTGTTCACAGCCACGATTATCCTCCTCGTGGCGTCGTCGAGAGCGGATCCGTAGACGTTGAAGACCTCGTCTTTAGCGCTCTCGACGTTACCTTCGCGAGGGAATATGTTGTGAACGTAGAGCCTCACTCCCCTCTTCTCGGCTATAAGGGAGGCTTTCCGCGTAACTCCGCTCATAGCCGTAGCCTCAGCGGCCGGCTTTACGACGTACCCCTGGGATGCTAGAACCTCCGCTACCCTCTTGTTGAATATCTGGGAAAAGGCCTCGGAGACCGCCTTCTTGTCCACCGAGTACCGCATAACGGCCCTGTACTCGGCCCGCTTGTCGTCGAACCTTTCCCCACAGGACGCGCACTCCAGCGATGCAACCGGGTAGCTGAAGCTGGTGCCGCAGCTCCTACACCTCCACGTGGAGCTTAGCTTGACCCAGTCGTCCCCCTCTCTAACTAGCTCGCGCTTGCACTTCGGGCATTGAACCTTCCCCGTAACCGTTCTCGGGGCTTCTTCAAGTACCCCGATGAAGCCGCAGGTCACGTGGCTAAACAAGGTGTTCCGCTCCACGTCGAACGAGCCGCAGTTAGGGCATGCGTAGCGGACCTTGAAGGAGAAGCCTCCGCACTTTGGGCAGAAGACGAGTTTGTCAGCCGGGAAGGCTTTGAGGAAACCCCTCTTCACCCCCTCCTCTAGCAGTGTGTCCAGCGGCACTCTGTACTTGTCGGCGATGCTCTTAACCGGGTGATCCTTTTTCCCGATTTCGATGCTTATCTCTCCTAGGTTGCTCTCCACGAGGTACACAACTAGATCCTGCAACGCCCGTGCAAGGTTACGCAGGAGCTCAACTTCTGAAGCCTCCAGGCGCGCGGTGCCACCGCCAGCCATGACACAACACTAATATTATCGTTAAGCCGGCGAAGACATAAACTTTGTTTTTATTATTGTAGACACGCCTGGAGAGAGCTGTGAGGGGGCGCCGAGGCTGCGTGTAAAAACCCGAAGGCTCGTTGCGCGAGCTTTAAGTAGAAGTTGCACCGGCTATACTACGGGCAAACGTGTCTCAGCTGGTAGGTCTTCCTCGGCTTGAAGAGGGGGAGGTGCTCGTCGAGTACTACCCCGTGACTCCCCCCTTCGCGTACGCTATGATCGTGAAGAAGCGTGGGGGTAGCCTTGAGTACAGGCTCGTGGAGCCCCCACTTACCAGCGACGACGTGGAGAAGCTTGAAAGAATAAAGAGGCTTCTACTGGAGTACGCTCCTAGGAAGGTAGACTCCGCTCTAGGCGCTCTGGGTAGCGCCCCGGAGAAGTACCTCGAAGACGAAGTGAACTACGTGATTAAGAAGCACAAGATACCCGTGCCTCCCGAGGCCCTAGACAAGTACATGTACTACATCAAGAGGGACACGCTCGGCTACGGGAGGATAGACGCTCTTCTAAGGGACGTGGAGCTGGAGGATATATCCTGCGACGGGCTAGGTACACCCGTCTACGTTTGGCACAGGAGGTACGAGTCGCTCCCCACGAACATAGTGTTCAAGGATCCCGGCGAGCTCGCCAGCCTTATACTCAAGCTCAGCTTCCGCGCCGGGAGACAGATATCCGTCGCGCAACCGATAGTGGAGGGCTCTCTCCCGATGGGCTTTAGGCTCCACGCGACGCTGGAAGAGGTATCCCGCAGGGGAGGGACGTTCACTATAAGGAAGTTCAGGGAAGTTCCATTCACCATAGTCGACCTCGTAGCCGCGGGGACAGTTTCGGAGGAGCTCGCAGCCTACCTCTGGTACCTCGTGGAGAACTATAGGAGCGTGCTAGTAGTTGGCGCGACCGCGGGCGGGAAGACGACGACCCTGAACGCTATAGCCACATTCATACGCCCGGAGGCGAAGATAGTCACGATAGAGGATACGCCCGAGCTGAGGCTACCCCACGAGAACTGGGTACCGCTGGTAACGCGTCCCAGCCACGAGGAGTGGGTTCGCAACGTCGACCTCTTCGACCTCTTGAAGAGCGCTATGAGGATGAGGCCCGACTACCTGATAATAGGCGAGATAAGAGGGGAGGAGGCCTTCACGCTCTTCCAAGCGATAGCCACAGGGCACTCGGGTATGAGCACGCTCCACGCCGAGAGCATAGACTACGCTGTGAAGCGCCTCGTATCGGAGCCCATGAAGGTCCCGCTCTTCCTCCTACCCATGATGAACGTCTACATACTCATCAAGAGGTTAAAAATCGGGGACCGAATAGTCAGGAGGGTTGTGAGCGTGCAGGAAGCCCTAGGCATAGACGAGTCCGCGAAAACAGTGGTTTTCAGGGAAGTCTTCAGGTACAACCCTGTCACAGCCAGGATAGAGAGGTCCGGCGAGAGCGAGATGCTGAGGAGGATAGCCGAGGAGAGGTACATACCTCTGGGCGACGTATACCAGGAGATCGCCAGGAGGAAGGCGATAATAGAGACACTCGTCAGGAACAATATACGCCGCTACGAGGAGGTAAGCAGGGTGGTTCGCGACTACTACAACAACCCGGAGGCCACGTATCACCAGCTGATGAGCGGGACGTACGTCTTCACGCCTTTAAGGGCTCGATAGCAACACGTCAATTGCAACCTTGTATGTTCGAGGCGAGTACGGGGATACTATCCTGGCGCCTCTGAGCTCCGCCCTGAACCCGTGCTTCTCCGCGGCTTCTTTTACCAGAGAGAACGCCTTCGCGAAGAGGTCGTCCTCGCGGTCCCAGTAGTAGAAGTGTATCCACCCGCCCCCGCTCTTGAGGCACCTTACGGCCTCGTCCAGGAACATGTACGCCCCCCTGGGGAGCGGCATCACTACGCGGTCGCACGAACCGTACCACTCCCTCGCCTTTTCCCGCACGTCCCCCAGTACTGGCACCACGAGCCCCTCAACCTTGTTGAGCTTCACGTTTTCAACCATGTAAGCGTACGCCGCCGGGTTCAGCTCGATTGCTATCACCTTCTCCACGCGGGGCTGGGCCTTCGCTATCGCTATGGCGTAGGGACCCACGCCTGCGAACATAACCATGACTGTCTCGCCGGGCTTCACCTGGCGGGCAATCCTCTGCCTCTCCGTAGCCTCTCGCGGCGAAAAGTACACTTTCGTGACGTCGAGCTTCAACCTGTACCCATGCTCCTTGTGGACAACCTCGGTTATAGGCTCGCCTCCTATGAGCTCGAGCTCTCGGACCCTGTACTCGCCCACGCGTCCTCCCAGCTTCCTGTAGACGGCCTTAACGTTCTTGTGAACTTGGAGTATGGCCTCCGCGATTGCCTCCTTGTAGGGAAGCAACTCGTCCGGCAGCTCCACTATCGCGACCGCCGCCTCCCTAGACCCAACAACGTCGAAACTGGACGGCACTAAGGGTAGGAGGTTCTCCGGTATCTTACCCCTCAGCACATCCCTTACACGCATACGTACGCCGCGCCCAACCGTGCGCTTAAGAGAGTCCAAAGCATCGACTTCTAAGCACGCTTTAAGCATTTCCTTATTGCGCGCAACAGCTTGCTAGCGGCGTGTAGCCGTCTTTCCTGACGCTCGAGAAAAGCTTAAATTAACCCTTCTCTTATCTTTTCTGGCAGGGCCGGTCGTCTAGTGGGAGGATTGCCTCTCCCCTCGAACCGCCTTCGCAAGGGTCGCGTAAGGGGGCTTCGATCCCGAGAGCGGCGGAGGTCCCGGGTTCGAATCCCGGCCGGTCCACCACTTCTCATGTGCGCCCTAAAAAAAGCTATATATAGTGAGCATCTCCGACTTTGATCCGTGAGTTTTCCGGCTCACATCTTCAGGGCTTACGACATAAGGGGTGTCTACGGCGTAGACTTAAACCCTGCCATCGCAGTTGCCATCGGGAACGCTCTCTCGAGGCTTTTCCCCGGCGAGTACTGCGTGTGTAGCGATACCAGGTCGAGCTCGCCGGCACTTAAAGCCGCGCTGTCTGCCGGCCTGGCGGGTAGCGGGTCGAACGTAGTTGACGGAGGCACGGGCCCAATAGGCATGGCGATCTACGCTACGAAGCACCTGGAGTACCACGTCGCCTACGTAACCGCGTCCCACCTCCCCCCGGAGTGGAACGGGATCAAGCTCTTCAAGCCGCGGGGCATCCCGATATGCGAGGAGGACCTCAAAAAGCTGGGCGAGGTTGCAGCCGGGAACCTCGAGTGGGCGAAGCCGGGCAGTGAGGGTGCGTACACGCACCGGGACGTTCTCTACGAGTACTACAAGTTCCTCTTAAAGGTGGGCAAGACGAGTAGCCGTAGAACCAGGGTCGTCGTGGACTGCGGGAATGGCGCAGCGTCGCTAATCGTGCCGCGGCTGTTGAGAAGCCTCGGCTACGACGTTGTGGGTATAAACTGCGACGTTGATCCCCTGTTCTCCGTGAGGGGCTCGGAGCCTACCCTCGAGTCCACCGCGTACCTCAAGGACGTTGTACTGCGCTTCAGGGCAGACCTGGGCGTGTCTTTCGACGGCGATGGCGACAGGGCGATATTCTTCGACGAGAAGGGCAACCCCTTGGCCCCGGAGCAAGCGGCTGTAGTGATCCTGAAAGGCTCCCAGCCGGGGGACGTTATCGCCAACGTGGAGTGTTCGAGCATGGTGGAGAAGTACGTTGCCAGCAGGGGCGGGAGGGTAGTCAGGGTACCTGTTGGCCGCATACACATGATCTTCGAGTCGATGAAGTCGAGCTTCGTACTGGGAGTGGAGAGTAGCGGTCACTACGTGCCGTACGGCGGGCTTAACCTCGACGACGGGATACTCGCTGTGCTACAGTTCCTGGAGGCTTTCGAAAAGCTCGGCGGCCCCGTCTCGGCGCTGGTAGAGCCGATGCCGCTTATGCGTAAGGTAAAGCTCGAAGTAAACGAGGAGGTTAAGTTCAAGGCAGTCGAGTACCTGAAGGCGTACTACGCCGGCAAGTACGATAGAGTCGACACGACGGACGGCGTAAGGGTAGACCTCGACTACGGGTGGTTCCTCGTGAGGGCTAGCAACACGGAGCCGGTGATACGGGTAACGATAGAGGCTTCCACGAAGGAAGATCTCGACAAGCTGGAGAAGCTCGTAAGGGAAGACATAGAGAGGGCTCTGAGCGCGGCACGCTCGGCGTAAAGAAAATTATTAATATTTAGTGAGGCTTTGAGGGGTGTCAGCAGGGGGTGGAGGCCTTGAGCGTAGTAGTGATTGGGTCGTCGCCGACCGTGGACTCTTTGAGGTTGCTCGGCTTCGAGGTCGTCAGGGTGCCGGAGAAGCTTGGAAAAGCGGAAGAGGACGAGGTTGTAGCGAAGATACTTGAAAGCCGGGTAGCGCTAGTGGAGAGCGAGGTCTACGCCTCCGTGGCGGAGAGGCTTAGGCAGGTGATGAGCTTCGTTAAGGAGCCGCCGCTCTTGGTAGTGATTCCGTCATCCGAGAAGGCCTCCACCCGTAGGTTGGAGGAGTTGTACAACAAGCTTTCGATGGCTCTCGGGGTGAGGTTGAGGTGGGCGAAAAAAGAGGAGTAAACCCCGCCAGGCTAGCGGAGGAGCTGGACATCGGCGTGATACTACAGGAACAGAGGAAAGCCGAGCAGAGGGTGGCGGAGGCGAAGAAGAGGGCTGAGGAAATACTCGAAAGGGCGAGGGCTCAAGCTAGGGAAATACTCTCGAAGGCGCAGAACGTCGAGCTCGACGACAAGGCTAAGGAGCTCATTGAGTCGGAGCAGAGAAGAGTGGGCGAGCTCCTTAAGCAACTCGAGGAGAAGTACTCCTCTGAGCTGGAAGAGCTTAGAAGGGCCCTCGAGGAGAACGAGGAAGCCATCAAGAGGCTCGTACTGGAGGCTATACTCGGGTGAGAGGCGTGGCGGAGGAAAAAACGTTGTTGGAAGTCATAATCCAGGAGCTTAGACGCGCAGCGGAGGAGGAGTCTCGGCGGATAGTAAAGGAGGCAGAGCAGGAGGCCCAGAAAATAGTCGAGGAAGCTATTCAAAAGGCTGAGGCTATAAAGGCTGAGAAGCTTAACCAGTTGCTCAACGAGTACCGGCAAAAAGCGATGGCTGAGCTAGCCCCGAAGAGGCTGGAGCTTAGGCACCGAGCTATAAGGGAAAAGCACGAGCTCATAGAGTCGGCTTTGAACAGGGCGATAGAGGAGGCTGTGAAGACAATCCTAGGCAACGACGATTACCGGAGGACGTTCCTAGAGAAGAGCCTCGAGAAAGGAGTAGTCGCGCTCTCCTCAACAGACCTAGTCGTACACCCTTGTCGTGGCTCGGCTAGCATCGTCGGGCAAGTAGTAGAGGCGGTCGCGGCTAGGCTATCCAAGGTCAAGCCCGGCCTCAGGCTGGAGATCGGGGATCCTCTTGGCTGCACGGAGGGAGTAGTCATAGTCTCGCGGGACGGCAGGGAGATCTACAACGCTACACTGGAGGCGAAAATAGCGGAGGTCAGGGAAAGCGTCAAGCCTAAAGTGCTCGAACTGGTTTCTCGTGCGCGCGCCTAGCTCCCTATAGGCGTTCTCAGCCTGTTTGTTTCAAGCTCTATTATCGCCGGGTAGGGGTACCTGTACTTTAACTCCTTAAGCTTTCCACGCCCCATCATGGAGACGAGAACGTCGTCTACGAGCACTAAGTCGGCGGCTTTCTCCCTAACGATCTCCTCTATCCTCCTCTCAGCCTCTCTCGGGTCGTTCACGGCTATGACTATGTCTGCTCCTCCAGCTTTAAGCGCCTTCTCAAGGTCTGGGAGTACTACGGCCGCTATTCTCATAGTCGGCATACTATGCACCCACCACGTGTTTAACACTAGTATATAAAGTGCACGCGCGCGAGGGTCGAAGATCACCGCTGTAAAAAGCTAGTGATTGTGCATAAACCTAAAATAGAGAGCTAGAGTAGGCATAGGCTGGTGATCGCCTATTAAGTACAGGCTCATGGATTTACTCGCATGCCCGTATGACAAGCACTTTCC encodes:
- a CDS encoding type II/IV secretion system ATPase subunit, whose protein sequence is MSQLVGLPRLEEGEVLVEYYPVTPPFAYAMIVKKRGGSLEYRLVEPPLTSDDVEKLERIKRLLLEYAPRKVDSALGALGSAPEKYLEDEVNYVIKKHKIPVPPEALDKYMYYIKRDTLGYGRIDALLRDVELEDISCDGLGTPVYVWHRRYESLPTNIVFKDPGELASLILKLSFRAGRQISVAQPIVEGSLPMGFRLHATLEEVSRRGGTFTIRKFREVPFTIVDLVAAGTVSEELAAYLWYLVENYRSVLVVGATAGGKTTTLNAIATFIRPEAKIVTIEDTPELRLPHENWVPLVTRPSHEEWVRNVDLFDLLKSAMRMRPDYLIIGEIRGEEAFTLFQAIATGHSGMSTLHAESIDYAVKRLVSEPMKVPLFLLPMMNVYILIKRLKIGDRIVRRVVSVQEALGIDESAKTVVFREVFRYNPVTARIERSGESEMLRRIAEERYIPLGDVYQEIARRKAIIETLVRNNIRRYEEVSRVVRDYYNNPEATYHQLMSGTYVFTPLRAR
- a CDS encoding class I SAM-dependent methyltransferase, whose protein sequence is MRVRDVLRGKIPENLLPLVPSSFDVVGSREAAVAIVELPDELLPYKEAIAEAILQVHKNVKAVYRKLGGRVGEYRVRELELIGGEPITEVVHKEHGYRLKLDVTKVYFSPREATERQRIARQVKPGETVMVMFAGVGPYAIAIAKAQPRVEKVIAIELNPAAYAYMVENVKLNKVEGLVVPVLGDVREKAREWYGSCDRVVMPLPRGAYMFLDEAVRCLKSGGGWIHFYYWDREDDLFAKAFSLVKEAAEKHGFRAELRGARIVSPYSPRTYKVAIDVLLSSP
- a CDS encoding phosphomannomutase/phosphoglucomutase; this translates as MSFPAHIFRAYDIRGVYGVDLNPAIAVAIGNALSRLFPGEYCVCSDTRSSSPALKAALSAGLAGSGSNVVDGGTGPIGMAIYATKHLEYHVAYVTASHLPPEWNGIKLFKPRGIPICEEDLKKLGEVAAGNLEWAKPGSEGAYTHRDVLYEYYKFLLKVGKTSSRRTRVVVDCGNGAASLIVPRLLRSLGYDVVGINCDVDPLFSVRGSEPTLESTAYLKDVVLRFRADLGVSFDGDGDRAIFFDEKGNPLAPEQAAVVILKGSQPGDVIANVECSSMVEKYVASRGGRVVRVPVGRIHMIFESMKSSFVLGVESSGHYVPYGGLNLDDGILAVLQFLEAFEKLGGPVSALVEPMPLMRKVKLEVNEEVKFKAVEYLKAYYAGKYDRVDTTDGVRVDLDYGWFLVRASNTEPVIRVTIEASTKEDLDKLEKLVREDIERALSAARSA
- a CDS encoding V-type ATP synthase subunit F — encoded protein: MSVVVIGSSPTVDSLRLLGFEVVRVPEKLGKAEEDEVVAKILESRVALVESEVYASVAERLRQVMSFVKEPPLLVVIPSSEKASTRRLEELYNKLSMALGVRLRWAKKEE
- a CDS encoding V-type ATP synthase subunit E — its product is MAEEKTLLEVIIQELRRAAEEESRRIVKEAEQEAQKIVEEAIQKAEAIKAEKLNQLLNEYRQKAMAELAPKRLELRHRAIREKHELIESALNRAIEEAVKTILGNDDYRRTFLEKSLEKGVVALSSTDLVVHPCRGSASIVGQVVEAVAARLSKVKPGLRLEIGDPLGCTEGVVIVSRDGREIYNATLEAKIAEVRESVKPKVLELVSRARA